A genomic stretch from Flavobacterium humidisoli includes:
- a CDS encoding substrate import-associated zinc metallohydrolase lipoprotein → MKLLKYNKIAVLALVSITLFSCGNDDLPGESQLDFTQPEKTSLDNWIDVTYLNPYNINVQYKWNQNTVDNSRYLFPPEVDKVKPALEIVETIWLKSYAAIGGPDFVKKIAPREIVLVGGVNLNSVGTKTLGLAEGGQRVTLFETDYVDKSDRDNVAQFIHTIQHEYIHILNQNKPFDEKTWKTLTPGGYTADWYNFEIEESNELGFITSYARSNINEDFAETAAMILIYTKEEYAAFLDGIENPFALQALKAKEAIVVKYFKEAFNMDFYALRDEAEKNTTSVIN, encoded by the coding sequence ATGAAATTATTAAAATATAATAAAATTGCGGTTTTAGCTCTAGTTTCGATAACTCTATTTTCATGTGGAAACGATGATTTGCCAGGAGAAAGCCAATTAGATTTTACCCAACCAGAAAAAACAAGTTTAGATAATTGGATAGACGTTACGTATTTAAACCCATACAATATTAACGTTCAATATAAATGGAATCAAAACACGGTAGACAACAGCCGTTATTTATTTCCGCCAGAAGTTGATAAAGTAAAACCTGCTCTTGAAATAGTTGAAACAATTTGGCTAAAAAGTTATGCTGCAATTGGAGGTCCAGATTTTGTAAAGAAAATTGCTCCAAGAGAAATTGTTTTGGTTGGAGGAGTTAATTTAAATAGTGTGGGAACTAAAACGTTAGGTTTAGCTGAAGGAGGACAGAGAGTTACCTTGTTTGAAACAGATTATGTTGATAAATCGGATCGCGATAACGTAGCACAGTTTATACACACAATTCAGCACGAATACATCCATATTTTAAATCAGAACAAACCTTTTGATGAAAAAACTTGGAAAACGCTAACACCAGGAGGTTATACTGCAGATTGGTACAATTTTGAAATTGAAGAATCAAATGAACTTGGATTTATTACAAGTTATGCAAGATCAAATATTAACGAAGATTTTGCAGAAACAGCAGCAATGATTCTGATTTATACAAAAGAAGAATACGCGGCATTTTTGGATGGTATTGAAAATCCTTTTGCCCTTCAGGCTTTAAAAGCAAAAGAAGCTATTGTGGTTAAGTATTTCAAAGAAGCATTCAATATGGATTTTTATGCTTTAAGAGATGAAGCAGAAAAAAACACAACATCTGTAATAAATTAA